In the Flagellimonas sp. HMM57 genome, one interval contains:
- a CDS encoding ribonuclease HII, translated as MLKSLLKFENEAGTDEAGRGCLAGPVTAGAIILPKGFANDILNDSKQVSLTKRDYLKSVLEKEAVTFSVCHVFQDEIDQINILNASILAMHKALDGLSQTPSFILVDGNRFKPYPSVGHECVIKGDSKFMSIAAASILAKTYRDEYMCTIHEEYPMYNWKKNKGYPTKEHREAIRKYGLTKYHRKSFRQLLEQFTLDI; from the coding sequence ATGCTCAAAAGTTTACTAAAATTTGAAAATGAAGCTGGTACTGATGAGGCTGGCAGAGGTTGTTTGGCCGGACCGGTTACGGCAGGCGCAATAATATTACCAAAAGGTTTTGCCAATGATATTCTTAATGATTCAAAACAAGTATCCTTGACAAAAAGAGATTACTTGAAATCTGTTTTGGAAAAAGAAGCGGTTACTTTTTCGGTATGCCATGTTTTTCAAGACGAAATAGATCAAATAAATATATTGAACGCTTCTATACTTGCCATGCACAAGGCTTTAGATGGTCTTTCACAAACGCCAAGCTTTATTTTGGTCGATGGCAACCGTTTTAAACCCTATCCTTCCGTTGGACATGAATGTGTTATTAAAGGAGATAGCAAATTTATGAGCATTGCAGCAGCATCTATATTGGCAAAAACATACAGGGATGAATACATGTGCACTATTCATGAGGAATATCCGATGTACAATTGGAAAAAAAACAAAGGATATCCTACCAAGGAACACAGGGAGGCTATACGAAAGTACGGATTGACCAAATATCATAGAAAAAGTTTCAGACAACTTCTCGAACAGTTTACATTGGATATTTAA
- a CDS encoding SusC/RagA family TonB-linked outer membrane protein, translating into MRSKLTLMLAPLLVLCMSFSFGQEKTITGNVSDENGLPLPGVSVVVVGTTSGTQTDFDGNYTISASEGQVLRFTYLGQRTVNRTVGSSTSINIQMEEDTQALEEVVVVAYGTQKKEEITGSVTTIKAEDIQTVQTGDVTQGLAGRLSGVQIINNTGAPGDPPQVRFRGIGSINSSNEPLYVVDGVVFNGNINSINPQDVESLTVLKDASANALYGSRGANGVILITTKKGGTDKLEVTFDTRVGFNTRATPEYDVITDPAQYYEAAYDRWRIGLIDAGTDPAEAAQIAASQIVSGGDFSLGYNNYDVPDDQLIDPATGQINPNANLLYQDSWIDESYKTGTRIENYVSLRYSNDLLNTFLSIGHLNDDGIVLNSGFERTTARLNSSFRPTEWLTIGGSMNYAQTNQDNALLGAGSGNVSNIANWARTTAPVYPVFGRDGQGNIIRDTDGNVVFDFGTGSNGTVGLRPAFKSNANPVATSLLDIDGNVADNFSGRFNASAKFLKDFEFTYNFSADITQANITQFATPIGGDAQAVNGRITTRSNRGVTTAHQQLLNWRKELGNHSLSVLLGHESNDFNFRLLQGQVTETVIDRLAVLENGVNIQFLNGYEKDYRVEGYFSRLTYDYDDKYFFNASFRRDGTSVFSPDNRWGNFYGLGVAWSAHKESFLSNANWLSVLRLKASFGQQGNDAILYEDIRTNVADLDNRNYYAYEDQFDIVNAGNNVPGITFFQLGNEDLKWETSTNINAGFELGLFQNRILLNAEYFERNVEDLLFFRPIALSEGVGTRPENVGDMENKGVEVELGIDIIRNSNFNWSLNINGTHFKNEITSLPVDFIDDPNNGIFRLEEGRSRFDFFTREFAGVDPENGDGLWFTDVLDADGNPTGERETTNDRVNATEYFVDKSANPDVFGGFSTAFSYKGFSLDVGFAYQIGGYAWDNVYQTLLGTTSAGDNFHLDVLDSWTPENTTATIPRLDVNDVNQAGISDFFLIDASFLSLQNATISYSFSSKLVERLGIAGLRIYATGNNLYVWSKRRGFDPRLTSVGTTNAGASINEFPLARTTSMGVTLNF; encoded by the coding sequence ATGAGATCAAAGTTAACTTTGATGCTTGCGCCATTATTGGTGTTATGCATGAGTTTCTCTTTTGGACAAGAGAAAACAATTACCGGTAACGTATCCGATGAAAACGGCTTGCCTCTCCCAGGCGTTTCAGTGGTCGTGGTGGGTACAACATCTGGTACACAAACCGATTTTGACGGTAACTACACTATTTCTGCAAGTGAGGGCCAAGTACTACGTTTTACTTACTTGGGGCAAAGGACCGTGAACAGAACAGTTGGTTCTTCTACTAGTATCAATATTCAGATGGAGGAAGATACCCAAGCATTGGAAGAAGTTGTTGTTGTTGCCTACGGTACGCAAAAGAAAGAGGAGATTACGGGTTCGGTAACTACTATCAAGGCAGAGGACATCCAAACAGTACAAACTGGTGATGTTACTCAGGGACTGGCAGGTAGGCTATCTGGGGTCCAAATCATAAACAATACTGGTGCACCGGGCGATCCACCACAGGTTAGATTTAGAGGTATTGGGTCAATCAATTCATCAAACGAACCTTTGTATGTTGTTGATGGAGTTGTTTTTAATGGAAATATAAACTCTATTAACCCACAAGATGTTGAGTCGTTGACTGTGCTTAAAGATGCTTCGGCCAATGCCTTGTATGGAAGTAGGGGTGCTAACGGGGTAATTCTTATTACTACGAAAAAAGGTGGTACGGATAAGTTGGAAGTTACATTCGATACAAGGGTTGGTTTCAATACCAGAGCTACACCTGAGTATGATGTAATCACTGATCCTGCTCAATACTATGAAGCAGCCTATGACCGATGGAGAATAGGTCTTATTGATGCAGGGACTGACCCAGCTGAAGCCGCTCAGATTGCGGCAAGTCAGATTGTTTCAGGAGGGGATTTCTCTCTTGGGTACAACAATTATGATGTTCCGGACGACCAATTAATCGATCCAGCTACTGGACAAATCAATCCGAATGCAAATCTCTTATATCAAGACAGTTGGATAGATGAGTCATATAAAACCGGGACAAGAATAGAGAATTATGTAAGTCTTCGTTACAGTAACGATTTGCTTAATACATTTTTATCTATAGGGCATCTTAATGATGATGGAATTGTGCTGAATTCAGGTTTTGAAAGAACTACTGCCAGATTAAATTCCAGTTTCCGTCCAACCGAATGGTTGACGATTGGGGGTAGTATGAACTATGCCCAGACCAATCAAGACAATGCACTTCTTGGTGCAGGTTCAGGTAATGTAAGTAATATTGCTAACTGGGCAAGGACAACCGCACCTGTGTACCCAGTTTTTGGAAGGGACGGACAAGGAAATATAATTAGAGATACTGATGGTAATGTGGTATTTGATTTTGGTACAGGTTCTAACGGAACAGTTGGTCTTAGACCGGCATTTAAGTCAAATGCAAATCCGGTAGCTACCAGTTTATTGGATATTGATGGGAATGTAGCGGACAATTTTTCAGGGAGATTCAATGCATCTGCTAAATTCTTAAAGGATTTTGAATTCACCTACAATTTCTCTGCAGATATAACCCAAGCTAACATAACTCAATTTGCTACACCAATCGGGGGAGACGCCCAAGCTGTAAATGGAAGAATTACCACAAGGTCTAATCGCGGAGTTACCACTGCCCATCAACAATTACTTAATTGGAGAAAAGAATTGGGCAACCATAGTTTGAGTGTTTTGTTAGGACATGAAAGCAATGATTTTAATTTCAGATTGTTGCAGGGTCAAGTTACTGAGACAGTTATTGATAGACTTGCTGTATTGGAAAACGGTGTTAATATCCAATTTCTTAACGGTTATGAGAAGGATTACAGGGTTGAGGGGTATTTTTCTAGGTTGACATATGATTATGATGACAAGTATTTCTTCAATGCCAGTTTCAGGAGAGATGGAACTTCGGTTTTTTCACCTGATAACAGATGGGGTAATTTCTACGGTCTAGGTGTGGCTTGGTCAGCACACAAAGAGAGCTTTTTGTCTAATGCAAATTGGTTGAGCGTTTTAAGATTAAAGGCTAGTTTCGGCCAGCAAGGTAACGATGCTATTTTGTACGAGGATATACGTACAAATGTTGCGGATTTAGATAACAGAAACTATTATGCATATGAGGATCAATTCGATATAGTTAATGCGGGTAACAATGTTCCTGGGATTACATTTTTTCAATTAGGAAATGAAGATTTGAAATGGGAAACCTCAACCAACATTAATGCAGGATTTGAGCTTGGTCTTTTCCAGAATAGAATCTTATTGAATGCTGAGTATTTTGAAAGAAACGTTGAGGATCTTCTTTTCTTTAGACCTATCGCTTTATCAGAAGGGGTTGGAACTAGACCTGAGAATGTAGGGGATATGGAAAACAAAGGTGTGGAAGTGGAATTAGGTATTGACATCATTAGAAATAGCAACTTTAACTGGTCTCTCAACATTAATGGAACACACTTCAAAAATGAAATTACAAGCTTGCCTGTTGACTTTATTGATGACCCTAATAATGGTATCTTTAGATTGGAAGAAGGAAGGTCTAGATTTGATTTCTTTACAAGAGAGTTTGCTGGTGTTGATCCAGAGAATGGAGATGGTTTATGGTTTACAGATGTTTTAGATGCAGATGGTAACCCTACAGGAGAAAGAGAAACTACCAACGATAGGGTGAATGCAACAGAGTATTTTGTGGACAAGAGTGCTAATCCAGATGTATTCGGAGGATTCTCAACAGCTTTCTCTTACAAAGGATTCTCTCTGGATGTAGGTTTTGCTTATCAAATAGGTGGATACGCTTGGGACAATGTCTACCAGACACTTCTTGGAACAACTTCTGCGGGAGATAACTTCCACCTAGATGTACTCGATTCCTGGACGCCTGAGAACACAACGGCTACCATTCCTCGTCTAGACGTAAATGACGTAAATCAAGCTGGGATTTCTGATTTTTTCCTTATTGATGCCTCATTTTTGAGCTTACAGAACGCAACAATTTCTTATAGCTTCAGCTCAAAACTGGTTGAGCGTTTGGGAATTGCAGGTCTTAGAATTTATGCTACAGGAAATAATTTGTATGTATGGAGCAAACGAAGAGGGTTTGATCCAAGGTTGACTTCTGTTGGAACAACTAATGCTGGAGCATCTATAAATGAATTTCCCCTAGCTAGAACCACATCTATGGGTGTAACACTTAATTTTTAA